The Desulfoscipio gibsoniae DSM 7213 genome contains a region encoding:
- a CDS encoding siphovirus ReqiPepy6 Gp37-like family protein has product MKPIRIITPALELKGEVDNYLSLSFCRSYHSPGEFQLVTNRKVQNANQLEINNLIMLGADPCKTGIIRHKEIKSNDKGEEMLTIKGYALGTILRQRITIPPVGQAYDIQEANAETVMKHYVRRNCLQISEMEFPFLVIGDDQQRGENVKWQTRYKNLADELEQISILTSLGWHIYPDFNSKKWIFDIYNRRNFSAGQQINPPVIFSPEFDNIRSQEFIDSLVGFGNYAIVAGRDEGANREIMMLGSDATGLDRHVIFVDARDVKDTADLPAKGEAKLVEHQRVLSFQAEVLTAGPFKYRDDWDVGDIVTVQNKAWDLTMDTRITEVQEIHEASGFKLNVTFGNNLPTLSQKLKTALGEFKTESTR; this is encoded by the coding sequence ATGAAACCAATACGCATAATAACCCCGGCCCTGGAGCTTAAGGGAGAGGTAGACAACTATCTCTCCCTTTCCTTTTGCCGCAGCTACCACTCGCCTGGCGAGTTCCAGCTGGTGACAAACCGCAAGGTGCAAAACGCCAATCAGCTCGAAATCAACAATCTAATCATGCTGGGGGCTGACCCGTGCAAGACCGGCATCATCCGCCACAAGGAAATTAAAAGCAATGACAAAGGAGAAGAAATGCTCACCATCAAGGGTTACGCATTGGGGACTATCCTTCGTCAGCGCATCACCATCCCACCTGTCGGACAAGCCTACGACATCCAGGAAGCCAATGCGGAAACGGTCATGAAACACTATGTCCGGCGAAACTGTCTACAGATATCGGAGATGGAATTTCCGTTTCTTGTGATTGGTGATGACCAGCAAAGGGGAGAAAACGTTAAATGGCAAACACGATACAAGAACCTGGCTGATGAGCTGGAACAGATAAGCATACTTACTAGCCTTGGTTGGCATATCTACCCGGACTTCAATTCAAAGAAGTGGATATTTGACATATATAATAGAAGGAATTTTTCAGCCGGTCAACAAATAAACCCGCCGGTTATCTTCTCACCGGAGTTTGATAACATCAGAAGTCAGGAATTTATTGATAGCTTGGTGGGCTTTGGTAACTATGCAATCGTAGCTGGTCGAGACGAGGGAGCCAATAGAGAGATCATGATGCTGGGCAGCGATGCTACTGGTCTGGATCGCCACGTTATCTTTGTTGATGCCAGGGATGTTAAAGATACTGCTGACCTGCCAGCAAAAGGTGAAGCAAAACTGGTTGAGCATCAAAGGGTTTTATCCTTTCAAGCCGAGGTTTTAACCGCTGGGCCTTTTAAATATCGGGATGATTGGGATGTTGGGGATATCGTCACGGTGCAAAACAAAGCTTGGGACCTGACCATGGACACTCGGATTACAGAGGTGCAGGAAATCCATGAGGCTAGTGGCTTCAAACTGAACGTCACATTCGGCAACAACCTCCCCACCCTATCCCAGAAGTTAAAAACGGCCCTGGGGGAGTTCAAAACAGAAAGCACACGATAA
- a CDS encoding integrase core domain-containing protein, which produces MLKKSKRGRPAISRETIQLIKKLHKENRLLSPEKIREQLILMNVTDAPAPNTIAKYLPSTRKPPSEKQVQSWRTFLKNHAPHTWGIDFFTVPTLTFKIIYVLVIINHGTRKVEHFAVTSNTNVFWLKQQFRNATPYDQKPKYLVHDNDSVFVSKAFQALLRSSGIKSKRTSYKSPWQNPYAERVIGTLRQELLNHIIPLNERHLHYLMSEYVHKYYNPHRTHQGIDGRTPIPSPAYKPTTAAETKLKSTPVLGRLYHTYKKVA; this is translated from the coding sequence GTGCTGAAAAAGTCTAAGAGGGGACGCCCGGCAATCTCTCGGGAAACCATTCAACTAATCAAAAAGTTACACAAGGAAAACCGGCTACTATCGCCGGAAAAAATACGTGAGCAGTTGATATTGATGAATGTCACGGACGCACCGGCTCCCAATACTATTGCCAAATATCTTCCATCCACTAGGAAGCCACCGTCAGAAAAGCAGGTTCAGTCCTGGAGAACGTTTCTAAAAAATCATGCCCCCCATACCTGGGGAATAGATTTTTTCACCGTCCCTACTCTCACGTTCAAGATTATATATGTCCTGGTCATAATAAATCACGGCACCCGTAAAGTTGAGCATTTTGCTGTTACCAGCAATACTAATGTTTTTTGGCTCAAACAGCAATTCCGAAACGCTACACCCTACGATCAAAAACCCAAATACCTAGTCCATGATAATGATTCGGTATTTGTCTCTAAAGCTTTTCAAGCCCTCTTGAGATCGTCGGGAATAAAATCAAAAAGAACGTCTTATAAATCGCCATGGCAGAATCCCTATGCCGAGAGGGTTATCGGCACTTTACGCCAGGAATTACTGAACCACATTATACCGTTAAATGAAAGGCATTTGCATTATTTAATGAGTGAATATGTCCATAAATACTATAACCCGCACCGGACACACCAGGGGATTGACGGCCGAACGCCGATTCCGTCACCGGCTTATAAGCCCACTACGGCGGCGGAGACAAAGTTGAAATCAACGCCGGTCCTGGGTAGGCTTTACCATACTTATAAAAAAGTTGCTTAA
- a CDS encoding tyrosine-type recombinase/integrase translates to MLLNQAIEGFTKYMHLIDRSQETIRGYAIELKGFNNFLTVKHNCPVYLEDIVLQDLEDYLFYEKERGAASSSRSRSLYILRSFYNYCCRKDLCVKNIASLLEPVKIKQKEREFITEDELGELVAAIEQPVIKTVVQAMFYTGGRISEMIHLTLEDVDLDGRVLHIIDGKGGKDRDVPINDKLHRILTHYLEHIRDAHSNRFFALTRTGKVSASYINYWIHTAVEELGWDKNISAHVLRHSFGSNLLEKGASVVSIQKLLGHSSLRVTSRYLHQDTDKLTEAVNLL, encoded by the coding sequence ATGCTCTTAAACCAAGCAATCGAGGGTTTTACAAAGTACATGCACCTTATTGATAGATCGCAGGAAACCATTCGGGGCTATGCCATAGAATTGAAAGGGTTTAACAACTTCTTGACTGTCAAGCATAACTGCCCGGTGTATTTGGAAGACATTGTGCTTCAGGATTTGGAGGACTACCTGTTCTACGAAAAGGAAAGAGGGGCAGCCTCATCTAGTAGAAGCCGCTCATTATATATTCTAAGAAGCTTTTACAACTACTGCTGCAGGAAGGACTTATGCGTCAAGAACATTGCCAGCTTACTGGAGCCAGTGAAAATCAAACAAAAGGAACGAGAGTTTATCACCGAGGATGAGCTCGGGGAACTGGTAGCTGCCATTGAGCAACCAGTCATTAAAACCGTAGTCCAAGCCATGTTTTACACCGGTGGCCGGATTTCAGAGATGATCCACCTGACACTTGAGGATGTGGATCTGGATGGCCGGGTGTTACACATCATTGACGGCAAGGGCGGCAAAGACCGGGATGTGCCCATCAATGATAAGCTACACCGGATTTTGACCCACTACCTAGAGCACATCCGGGACGCACATTCAAATCGCTTCTTTGCTTTAACCAGAACCGGCAAAGTATCGGCCAGCTATATCAACTACTGGATTCATACCGCAGTAGAGGAATTGGGCTGGGACAAGAACATCAGCGCCCACGTGCTTCGGCACTCCTTTGGCTCCAACCTGCTGGAGAAAGGGGCCTCGGTGGTGAGCATTCAAAAGCTGCTGGGCCACTCAAGCCTTAGGGTAACGTCAAGATATCTGCACCAGGACACGGATAAGCTGACTGAAGCGGTTAATCTTTTATAG
- a CDS encoding DUF2442 domain-containing protein yields the protein MYVSVVGVEPLESYRLLLTFENGEKRLFDMTPYLNKGIFRELKDKNLFRSVRVSFDSIEWSNQADIDPEVLYEKSVAYQ from the coding sequence ATGTATGTGTCTGTAGTAGGAGTTGAACCTTTGGAGAGCTATAGACTGCTTTTAACCTTTGAAAACGGAGAAAAAAGGTTATTTGATATGACGCCTTATCTGAACAAAGGAATTTTTAGGGAATTAAAAGACAAGAATTTATTTAGATCGGTCCGGGTGAGTTTTGATAGCATAGAGTGGAGCAATCAAGCAGATATTGATCCCGAGGTTCTTTACGAAAAAAGTGTAGCATATCAGTGA
- a CDS encoding DUF4160 domain-containing protein produces MPTICMFYGIIIRMYCAPDEHNPPHFHAYYGKHKAIIDINTCELTNGSLPKKQLKLVLAWAELRQEDLLANWVLAMNSELPFKIEPLK; encoded by the coding sequence ATGCCGACCATTTGTATGTTTTATGGGATAATTATAAGAATGTATTGCGCCCCTGATGAGCATAACCCGCCTCACTTTCATGCATATTATGGGAAGCATAAGGCGATAATTGATATAAATACTTGTGAACTAACTAATGGGAGTCTCCCTAAAAAACAGCTTAAACTTGTCCTTGCTTGGGCAGAATTAAGACAGGAAGATTTATTGGCAAACTGGGTGTTGGCAATGAATAGCGAATTGCCGTTTAAAATTGAACCTTTGAAATAG
- a CDS encoding N-acetylmuramoyl-L-alanine amidase, translating to MARICIDAGHGGNDPGAVYTGRKESDDNLALGKAVAAELRRHGVIVDETRTADVTVSLNERSNFENRQSYDCFISFHRNAFKPEQATGVETYTYLNPGAKAKGLAEKIQTALVGVGFTNRGVKAANFHVLRETKAPAVLVEVGFIDNTGDNQLFDVKRDEIVAAITKAILEQVGIKYLPSTPPSPKQQTGQTLYRVMAGSYAVRENAERQVERLKAAGFDATIMIFTP from the coding sequence ATGGCTAGAATTTGTATCGACGCCGGACACGGTGGAAATGATCCAGGGGCTGTATATACGGGAAGAAAGGAATCCGATGATAATTTAGCACTGGGAAAAGCAGTAGCGGCAGAACTAAGGCGGCACGGGGTAATTGTTGATGAAACCAGAACTGCTGATGTCACTGTCAGCCTCAATGAAAGGAGCAACTTTGAAAACCGGCAGTCTTACGATTGTTTCATCTCCTTCCATCGCAATGCCTTCAAGCCAGAGCAGGCCACGGGTGTGGAAACATACACCTATTTGAACCCAGGAGCCAAGGCCAAAGGGCTAGCAGAAAAAATCCAAACTGCATTGGTGGGTGTTGGCTTTACCAACCGGGGTGTTAAGGCGGCTAACTTCCATGTCCTTCGGGAAACAAAAGCACCGGCGGTATTGGTGGAGGTGGGTTTTATTGATAACACCGGTGACAACCAACTGTTTGATGTTAAAAGGGATGAGATCGTAGCGGCTATAACTAAAGCAATTCTGGAACAGGTGGGTATCAAATATCTGCCATCTACTCCCCCATCACCCAAGCAGCAAACCGGCCAAACATTATACAGAGTAATGGCAGGCTCCTATGCTGTTAGGGAAAACGCTGAAAGGCAGGTGGAAAGGTTAAAGGCCGCCGGGTTTGACGCCACCATTATGATATTTACGCCTTAG
- a CDS encoding phage holin family protein — MKDIIHTLQLAFTAIGGYIGWFLGGYDGLVLALVAFVVIDYITGLMAAVIEKKLSSSIGFRGIFKKVLIFSLVGIGHIIDYYLIEKGSAVRTAVIFFYLSNEGLSIIENASKVGLPIPEKLRVVFTELRREDRKNG; from the coding sequence ATGAAAGATATCATTCATACCCTGCAGCTTGCCTTTACGGCAATCGGCGGCTATATCGGCTGGTTTTTAGGTGGCTATGACGGTTTAGTCTTAGCTCTGGTGGCCTTTGTGGTCATTGATTATATTACTGGACTGATGGCAGCAGTTATTGAAAAGAAGCTTTCCAGTAGTATCGGCTTTCGGGGGATTTTCAAAAAAGTGCTCATATTTTCCTTGGTGGGTATAGGCCACATTATCGATTACTATCTGATTGAAAAGGGCAGTGCAGTCCGTACCGCTGTGATTTTCTTTTATTTGTCCAACGAAGGATTGAGCATCATCGAAAATGCATCCAAGGTGGGCCTGCCCATACCGGAGAAGCTGAGGGTGGTATTCACGGAACTTAGAAGGGAGGATAGAAAGAATGGCTAG
- a CDS encoding Ig-like domain-containing protein, with translation MRGFKHTEHLFFSAINNKVIEVTFNKEIDKATATAVTAKVLDGTTTVSAAPIVRTDNKSLVLPATGTLDQNKTYKVAVNQIKSKDGKEVISNVSKDVTVVDTTFPTVVNAVATTSKTIEVTFSEPVNISNEAKVWEEFALNGINLYATVSGATTTNYTSNKVILTLANKMNNGDKFVVTPKLKDFANFPVTQKEFTMSVTTDTTAPAIAGAKVLENTPGAPGSTKVEVKFNEPVQSATIATTSADFTFTPAGGSTIQIAGAGVANSSGDNATFELTLADDLGPAALVEVVISYKGVKDIEGNEVKTATQFKFQAEDDTVAPTVTAQLQTGNKVLLTFSEKVLNATTAANYELYDKDNKKVATTITPSVKSGDTTGTLYELSFSNATQLDGNYTLKVVKTNNISDLSVRNNKVAETNLPITFASISAPTIQGDVIAQVDKDFTSDTKQDAKIKIAFSKQMDSANTTNLANYMIKLSTADYKFGNLFTGATATLSTDGKSIDIVIPGSNTAQLDIDAVTNIAATDIKIKVLGVKDVNGNLLSSSDLNREITAIAFVSDAATLTSVEATAKRAIVIKSNVAITSIDPNAIKFVKSSGTDVAQTLGVASVSFSSDKKTATLTLNADIQADGNYNVAETGGPDVAALDMVFISDKAVVNALGQCVAYGVLTDSNTWNGVGSNYTIADKIGPSIITTDPVVKGSTDDTILVKFDEDIKTQFNGDVANDLTVKIDGVTLDNVKGEFTVATTANDDEFEITVKKPGVVDTNNVLVSLVSGRYLVDNSTARNRANTFTDVAIKTTDKITEKVAPTFTATGAGNTITVVFSEQVEKASAENIANYTYKADGTNTEAVVSAVLGADGKTVTITTTTAVTGATSTIDASVKDLAGNTSASAPVTL, from the coding sequence TTGCGGGGTTTTAAACATACAGAACACTTGTTCTTTAGTGCTATTAACAATAAAGTTATTGAAGTAACATTTAATAAAGAAATAGACAAGGCAACAGCTACCGCTGTAACCGCTAAGGTACTTGACGGAACAACAACTGTTTCTGCCGCACCGATAGTTAGAACAGATAATAAATCACTGGTATTACCAGCGACAGGCACATTAGATCAAAACAAAACCTATAAAGTAGCGGTAAATCAAATTAAATCTAAGGATGGTAAAGAAGTAATCTCTAATGTTTCTAAGGACGTTACAGTTGTAGATACAACATTCCCGACAGTTGTTAATGCAGTGGCAACAACATCAAAAACTATTGAAGTAACATTCTCTGAACCTGTGAATATATCTAATGAAGCAAAAGTTTGGGAAGAGTTTGCATTGAATGGAATTAACCTTTACGCAACAGTATCCGGTGCTACAACTACAAATTATACATCCAATAAGGTAATCCTTACCTTAGCTAACAAAATGAACAATGGAGATAAGTTTGTTGTTACGCCTAAACTTAAGGATTTTGCAAATTTCCCTGTTACACAAAAAGAATTCACAATGAGCGTAACTACTGACACAACAGCTCCTGCAATTGCAGGTGCTAAAGTGCTGGAGAACACACCTGGTGCGCCGGGCAGTACAAAAGTTGAAGTCAAATTTAATGAGCCTGTGCAAAGCGCAACAATAGCAACTACAAGCGCCGACTTCACATTTACTCCTGCTGGCGGTTCAACCATACAAATAGCCGGAGCTGGGGTAGCTAATTCAAGTGGGGATAATGCAACTTTTGAATTAACTCTAGCTGACGATTTAGGTCCCGCTGCGTTGGTTGAAGTTGTTATTTCCTATAAAGGCGTTAAAGATATAGAAGGTAATGAAGTAAAGACCGCAACACAGTTTAAATTCCAAGCAGAAGATGATACAGTAGCTCCTACAGTGACAGCTCAACTTCAGACCGGCAATAAGGTTCTTCTTACTTTTAGTGAGAAAGTCTTAAATGCTACAACAGCAGCCAATTATGAATTATATGATAAAGATAATAAAAAAGTTGCAACTACTATAACTCCTTCTGTAAAGTCTGGTGATACCACTGGTACACTATACGAATTGAGTTTTAGTAATGCCACTCAACTTGATGGTAATTACACTTTAAAAGTAGTTAAAACAAATAATATCTCTGACCTCAGTGTAAGGAACAACAAAGTTGCCGAAACCAATCTGCCGATTACATTTGCTAGTATATCAGCACCGACAATTCAGGGCGATGTAATAGCTCAAGTGGATAAGGACTTTACTAGTGATACCAAACAAGATGCGAAGATAAAGATTGCTTTCTCAAAACAAATGGATAGTGCCAATACAACGAATTTGGCAAACTATATGATTAAGTTGAGCACTGCTGATTACAAGTTTGGTAACCTCTTTACCGGTGCTACTGCTACCTTATCTACCGATGGGAAATCAATAGATATTGTAATACCCGGTTCAAATACTGCCCAATTAGACATCGATGCTGTAACAAATATTGCAGCAACTGACATCAAGATTAAGGTTCTGGGTGTAAAGGATGTTAACGGCAATCTGTTAAGTTCCTCCGATCTTAATAGGGAGATAACAGCTATTGCATTTGTCAGTGATGCTGCTACATTAACATCTGTGGAAGCCACAGCAAAAAGAGCCATTGTTATTAAGTCTAATGTGGCAATTACATCGATAGATCCTAACGCTATTAAATTTGTCAAGAGTTCTGGCACTGATGTTGCCCAAACCTTAGGTGTTGCAAGTGTTTCGTTTAGCTCTGATAAGAAGACAGCTACATTAACCTTGAATGCTGATATACAAGCAGATGGCAATTATAATGTAGCTGAAACTGGTGGACCAGATGTCGCCGCATTAGATATGGTATTTATTAGCGATAAAGCCGTTGTGAATGCGTTAGGACAATGTGTAGCATATGGTGTGCTGACTGATTCCAATACCTGGAACGGTGTTGGTAGCAATTACACTATAGCTGACAAAATCGGACCAAGTATTATTACAACAGATCCGGTTGTAAAAGGTTCAACTGATGATACGATACTGGTTAAGTTTGATGAAGATATTAAAACTCAATTCAATGGTGATGTTGCAAACGATTTAACAGTTAAAATTGACGGGGTCACTTTAGACAATGTCAAGGGTGAATTTACAGTAGCTACTACTGCTAATGATGACGAATTTGAAATTACAGTTAAAAAACCAGGTGTAGTAGATACAAATAATGTACTCGTATCCCTAGTTAGTGGAAGGTATCTTGTTGATAACTCCACAGCTAGAAATAGAGCAAATACGTTTACGGATGTTGCGATTAAGACTACTGATAAGATAACTGAAAAAGTAGCACCCACATTTACAGCTACTGGAGCAGGTAACACCATAACTGTTGTTTTCAGCGAACAAGTTGAAAAAGCATCCGCAGAAAATATTGCTAACTACACGTATAAGGCAGACGGAACAAATACAGAAGCGGTTGTAAGCGCTGTATTAGGTGCGGATGGCAAAACTGTTACAATAACAACAACAACTGCTGTAACGGGTGCCACAAGCACAATTGATGCCAGTGTCAAAGATTTAGCTGGTAATACATCAGCATCCGCACCAGTAACTTTATAG
- a CDS encoding Rpn family recombination-promoting nuclease/putative transposase, whose amino-acid sequence MAEYDLILKALAEQYPEHFVTIVRGPGAEVEKIERLEKEAVATQRTLDILLKVTESGYEYVLLIEIQTRPDKTMPLRLLEYTAMHHRTHKKPVYPVLINLTGQGYREECYTYECLDITVINFNYRQFNLSEMNGREFIHAAPVGLLPLVPLMRHSDPPQEVLEACSKRFEREVSSDQDRANLFLGLAVISSLKLSKEIILKVIEVSKMENSPLFDGIREEWEDKGKVKGIIFAILKTLEKKIGKKPDKFFESRLGAIDNEDTIEKLFYVAIEAESIEQFTKALEKVEQERTGY is encoded by the coding sequence TTGGCTGAATATGATTTAATCCTAAAGGCCCTGGCCGAGCAATACCCGGAACATTTTGTAACCATAGTCAGAGGGCCGGGTGCAGAAGTGGAGAAGATTGAGCGCCTGGAAAAGGAAGCCGTGGCCACCCAGCGCACATTAGATATTTTGCTGAAAGTCACTGAGAGCGGCTATGAATATGTATTATTAATTGAAATACAAACCAGGCCTGACAAAACCATGCCCTTAAGACTGCTTGAATACACGGCCATGCACCATAGAACACATAAGAAACCGGTTTACCCGGTACTGATAAATTTAACCGGCCAGGGCTACAGGGAAGAATGTTATACATATGAATGCCTAGACATAACTGTAATAAATTTTAACTACCGGCAATTTAACCTAAGTGAAATGAATGGACGGGAGTTTATACACGCAGCTCCGGTAGGACTTCTGCCCCTGGTGCCTTTAATGCGGCATTCCGATCCACCGCAGGAGGTTCTTGAGGCGTGCTCAAAGCGATTTGAGAGAGAAGTATCATCTGACCAGGACCGCGCCAACCTCTTCTTGGGCCTGGCTGTAATCAGCTCCCTTAAGTTGTCCAAGGAAATTATTCTAAAGGTAATCGAGGTGAGTAAAATGGAAAACTCTCCGCTGTTTGATGGTATCCGCGAGGAATGGGAAGATAAAGGTAAGGTCAAAGGTATAATTTTTGCCATTCTAAAAACTTTAGAAAAAAAGATTGGTAAAAAACCGGATAAGTTTTTTGAATCGAGATTAGGCGCTATTGATAATGAAGATACAATTGAAAAGCTGTTTTATGTAGCAATTGAGGCAGAAAGTATAGAACAGTTTACCAAAGCTCTGGAAAAAGTGGAGCAAGAAAGGACTGGTTATTAA
- a CDS encoding PQQ-binding-like beta-propeller repeat protein — protein sequence MSDLWLHGLGQTSMGDPGVIPIEGLTPIIASDEIKGLGLPFAYRSLGTLSNRKGVNHYHNGKVYVLHGLGVTIYDATTGEVIADNTHTTSSAHMTPDLAATDGSYYLAQGTTLYKYASDGALIWKAENVGSSYCIAVETSGVYVGVSASSAYYIKKCNRTNGQVTWTSTSLSSNIAALAVNSNTVIAADQSYKIYRLNPSNGSTVYTYTIPNNRYAYALAIEPGTNHFYSIDSYHVIRKHSYQTGEPIFEKTSANTTTVYNLFIDSENNIYTVSNREITKLDNQLAGFIWREDHNISGNPIYGFGLDKEQGKIYVLRQHSARILSTDKEWSDFIPHQFEGVVNSIDVDVNGNFYGASDDWTARKFNALGEQQWVYRHNLALNFVKADKNGNVYIADTNRTLKKLNPYGVEQWSCSISGTTGAVTDLVVNSEGVIIVSIAYFHTSGSKDYLVKISPEGTLLKTMEIGTSGVFRKLHLWDDRTVMAFNKLYDIDTLRTIRYFSAARAIFGRHGDFLFGVYDDEIRVFNKYSGGQIHSFEVSDINITNFYLRAVQGLDGAVYAWDNDKTLIKFNEKGEKFWRYKAVEKIADIKVDDEHNIYLATGYYIEKLTQTFGIKGYDKN from the coding sequence GTGAGTGATTTATGGCTGCACGGCTTGGGGCAAACATCAATGGGAGATCCGGGGGTTATTCCCATTGAAGGGTTAACGCCAATTATAGCATCAGATGAGATTAAAGGGCTGGGATTGCCTTTTGCCTACCGCTCATTGGGAACCTTGTCCAACCGTAAAGGTGTTAACCACTACCACAATGGGAAGGTCTATGTACTTCACGGCCTGGGGGTGACTATTTATGATGCGACTACCGGAGAAGTGATAGCCGATAATACCCACACAACTTCTTCAGCGCATATGACCCCTGACCTTGCGGCTACGGATGGTAGTTATTATCTTGCGCAGGGCACAACCCTATATAAATATGCCTCTGATGGTGCTTTAATTTGGAAAGCAGAGAATGTTGGTTCTTCATACTGTATCGCAGTAGAAACATCTGGTGTTTATGTTGGAGTTAGTGCATCCTCGGCTTATTATATTAAAAAATGTAACCGAACCAATGGTCAAGTTACGTGGACATCAACTAGCCTAAGTAGTAACATAGCGGCATTAGCGGTTAACAGTAATACAGTTATTGCGGCTGACCAAAGTTATAAGATCTATAGGTTAAATCCAAGTAACGGGAGCACGGTATATACTTACACCATACCTAATAACCGCTATGCCTATGCCCTAGCCATTGAGCCGGGTACTAACCATTTTTACTCAATAGATAGTTACCATGTCATACGAAAACATAGCTACCAAACAGGCGAGCCAATTTTTGAGAAAACCAGCGCCAACACAACTACCGTATACAATCTATTCATCGACAGCGAAAACAACATTTATACCGTCTCCAATCGGGAAATCACCAAGCTGGACAATCAACTGGCCGGTTTTATCTGGCGAGAGGATCACAACATTAGCGGTAACCCCATTTATGGTTTCGGCCTTGATAAAGAGCAGGGAAAAATCTATGTGCTGCGCCAGCATTCAGCCCGCATTTTATCTACCGATAAAGAGTGGTCGGATTTTATCCCGCATCAATTTGAAGGCGTAGTAAATTCCATTGATGTGGATGTCAACGGCAACTTCTACGGAGCCAGTGATGACTGGACGGCAAGGAAGTTCAATGCGCTGGGTGAGCAGCAGTGGGTATACCGTCATAACCTTGCTTTGAACTTTGTCAAAGCCGATAAGAACGGTAATGTTTATATTGCCGATACCAACCGAACCTTGAAAAAACTTAATCCGTACGGGGTGGAACAGTGGTCCTGCAGCATTTCCGGTACAACAGGTGCGGTAACAGATTTAGTGGTAAACAGCGAAGGAGTAATCATTGTTAGCATTGCTTATTTTCATACTTCCGGCTCCAAGGACTATTTAGTCAAAATATCCCCGGAAGGAACTTTGTTAAAGACCATGGAGATTGGTACCAGCGGTGTGTTTCGTAAACTGCATCTGTGGGATGACCGCACTGTAATGGCTTTTAACAAGTTGTACGACATCGACACCCTTCGGACTATACGATATTTCAGTGCGGCAAGGGCGATATTTGGTAGGCATGGAGATTTTCTCTTTGGTGTTTATGATGATGAAATCAGGGTATTCAATAAATATTCTGGTGGGCAGATACACTCTTTTGAAGTAAGCGATATTAACATTACCAACTTCTATTTGCGGGCTGTCCAAGGTTTGGACGGAGCTGTTTACGCCTGGGATAATGATAAGACCTTGATTAAATTCAATGAAAAAGGGGAGAAATTCTGGCGCTACAAGGCAGTGGAGAAGATTGCGGATATCAAGGTGGATGACGAGCACAATATTTATCTGGCCACCGGCTACTATATTGAAAAACTAACCCAAACCTTTGGAATCAAGGGTTACGATAAAAATTAG